A genomic window from Lentibacter algarum includes:
- a CDS encoding crosslink repair DNA glycosylase YcaQ family protein, producing the protein MSDVHLSNGAARRLWLERHGLFYSPTGPLDVPQIGHALGFVQLDSIRHVERAHDHILWSRNQSYRAGGLDKHLQERDFFEHFTHDASLIPMQFLPMWQRQFQRHAEKIVQAGWWKNMPDEEGRAALKARIDREGPLSTKDFESEGPRPKAMWHRPAHKLGLDYMWYAGELATSYREKFIKYYDLAERIFPKDLRGVRLSHDEQIDWLCRAALERLGFASLGEIQRFWGACSATEVKIWLSKHQGALMSVSIELADKSVAEGWALPSVEQRLAKLGAPSQSMRLLNPFDPTIRDRKRTERLFGFSYRNEIFVPEAQRQWGYYVYPLLEGERFVGRVLLRADRKAGSLHIMRLWPEDGVRWGTERERKWQAEFRRFARFAGLEAVSA; encoded by the coding sequence CACGGTCTTTTTTATTCGCCTACGGGGCCGCTGGATGTGCCACAGATTGGACATGCACTTGGGTTTGTCCAGCTTGACTCGATCCGGCATGTCGAGCGCGCCCATGATCATATTCTCTGGTCACGAAATCAATCGTATCGTGCAGGCGGACTAGACAAACATCTTCAAGAGCGAGACTTTTTCGAGCATTTCACTCATGATGCGAGCCTTATCCCGATGCAGTTTCTGCCGATGTGGCAGCGTCAGTTTCAGCGCCATGCAGAGAAAATTGTTCAGGCCGGCTGGTGGAAGAATATGCCTGATGAGGAGGGACGGGCTGCTCTGAAAGCGCGTATTGATCGCGAAGGACCGCTTTCAACAAAAGACTTCGAGAGTGAGGGCCCTCGCCCTAAAGCGATGTGGCATCGTCCTGCGCACAAGCTTGGGCTTGATTATATGTGGTACGCCGGAGAGCTGGCGACATCTTATCGTGAAAAATTTATCAAGTATTACGATCTGGCCGAGCGCATTTTTCCAAAAGATTTGAGGGGCGTTCGCTTGAGCCATGACGAGCAGATCGACTGGCTTTGCCGTGCAGCTCTTGAACGGCTTGGCTTTGCCAGCTTGGGCGAGATCCAACGGTTTTGGGGGGCTTGTAGCGCCACTGAGGTCAAAATATGGCTGAGCAAGCATCAGGGGGCGCTCATGTCGGTTTCTATAGAGCTGGCCGACAAGAGTGTGGCAGAAGGCTGGGCTTTGCCGAGTGTCGAGCAGAGGCTAGCCAAGCTGGGTGCACCGAGCCAGTCCATGCGTCTTCTCAACCCGTTTGATCCTACAATCCGCGACCGCAAGCGGACCGAGCGCTTGTTTGGGTTTTCATATCGCAATGAGATATTCGTTCCCGAAGCACAGCGACAGTGGGGTTATTATGTGTACCCGTTGCTTGAGGGAGAGCGGTTTGTTGGACGTGTGTTGTTGCGGGCTGATCGCAAGGCGGGCAGCTTGCACATCATGCGACTTTGGCCAGAGGATGGCGTGCGTTGGGGCACTGAGCGAGAGCGCAAGTGGCAGGCGGAGTTCAGACGGTTTGCGCGCTTCGCAGGCCTTGAGGCCGTTAGTGCTTAG